The following coding sequences are from one Methanohalophilus halophilus window:
- a CDS encoding V-type ATP synthase subunit K codes for MVGEEAITMMDPAGLKAIGAGLAVGLAGLGSGLAEKDIGAAAVGAMAENEALFGKGLILTVIPETIVIFGLVVALLIS; via the coding sequence ATGGTAGGAGAAGAAGCAATTACAATGATGGACCCAGCAGGACTTAAAGCAATTGGTGCAGGACTTGCAGTCGGACTTGCCGGACTTGGATCAGGACTTGCTGAAAAAGACATCGGTGCCGCTGCAGTAGGCGCAATGGCTGAAAACGAAGCCCTCTTCGGTAAAGGCCTTATTCTTACTGTAATTCCTGAGACCATCGTCATTTTCGGACTTGTTGTTGCACTGCTGATAAGCTAA
- a CDS encoding ATP synthase subunit A, giving the protein MEMNGEIYRVAGPVVTVTGIKPKMYDVVKVGHEGLMGEVIRIEGEKATVQVYEDTSGIKPGEPVANTGMPLSVELGPGLLESIYDGIQRPLEVLQQKMGDFIERGVTANGLTREKKWEFTPTVSKGDSVKGGDIIGVVQETPNLEHKIMVPPRKSGTVEDIKSGKFIVDETVCVLSDGSELSLMQKWPVRDPRPVGKKLSPTKPLVTGQRILDGMFPVAKGGTAAIPGPFGSGKTVTQQQLAKWSDTDIVVYIGCGERGNEMADVLNEFPELEDPKTGRPLMERTVLIANTSNMPVAAREASVYTGITIAEYYRDMGYDVSLMADSTSRWAEAMREISSRLEEMPGEEGYPAYLSARLSEFYERAGAVHSLAGLDGSITVIGAVSPPGGDFSEPVTQNTLRIVKVFWALDAKLSQKRHFPAINWLTSYSLYNDRLAGWFTENVGSDWNELRDNAMDILQEEAELQEIVQLVGSDALPEDQQLTLEIARMLREYFLQQNAFHPVDTFCPFDRQYKLLKSVSRFGEKATDKMENGVPINKIMEMESKDELAKVKYEEDFDAALETIMTKMDEEFTQLGGN; this is encoded by the coding sequence GTGGAAATGAATGGTGAAATTTATCGAGTGGCAGGACCTGTTGTCACAGTCACCGGTATCAAGCCGAAGATGTATGATGTGGTAAAAGTAGGTCATGAAGGACTGATGGGTGAAGTAATCCGTATAGAGGGTGAAAAAGCTACAGTTCAGGTATACGAAGACACATCCGGCATAAAACCGGGAGAACCTGTAGCAAATACGGGAATGCCTCTTTCAGTAGAACTGGGTCCAGGCCTCCTGGAAAGTATTTATGATGGTATACAGAGACCTCTGGAAGTCCTCCAGCAAAAGATGGGAGACTTCATTGAAAGAGGAGTAACAGCAAACGGTCTTACCAGAGAGAAAAAATGGGAATTTACCCCTACAGTATCCAAAGGAGACAGTGTCAAAGGTGGAGATATTATCGGTGTTGTCCAGGAAACACCCAATCTCGAACACAAGATAATGGTCCCTCCAAGAAAGTCAGGAACTGTAGAAGATATCAAAAGTGGTAAATTCATAGTCGATGAAACCGTTTGTGTACTTTCTGACGGCTCTGAACTATCCCTTATGCAGAAATGGCCTGTAAGAGATCCCAGGCCAGTGGGCAAGAAACTCTCGCCAACAAAACCTCTTGTAACAGGACAGAGAATCCTTGATGGAATGTTCCCTGTGGCAAAAGGTGGTACAGCAGCGATCCCCGGCCCTTTCGGGTCAGGAAAAACTGTTACCCAGCAGCAACTTGCAAAGTGGAGTGACACTGATATTGTGGTTTACATCGGATGTGGCGAACGTGGAAATGAAATGGCCGATGTACTGAATGAATTCCCGGAACTGGAAGACCCAAAGACCGGAAGGCCACTGATGGAACGTACAGTTCTTATCGCAAACACATCCAATATGCCTGTGGCTGCTCGTGAAGCATCTGTTTATACAGGAATTACCATTGCGGAGTACTACCGTGACATGGGTTATGATGTATCGCTCATGGCAGACTCAACCTCCAGATGGGCAGAAGCAATGAGGGAAATTTCCTCCAGGCTTGAAGAGATGCCCGGTGAAGAGGGATATCCAGCATATCTGTCCGCCAGGCTTTCTGAATTCTATGAACGTGCAGGAGCAGTCCATTCCCTGGCAGGCCTTGATGGTTCCATTACTGTCATCGGTGCAGTTTCACCTCCTGGTGGTGACTTCTCCGAACCTGTTACACAGAATACCCTGCGTATCGTAAAGGTATTCTGGGCACTGGATGCAAAACTGTCCCAGAAGAGACACTTCCCCGCAATTAACTGGCTTACCAGTTACAGTCTTTACAATGACAGGCTCGCAGGCTGGTTTACAGAAAATGTCGGAAGCGACTGGAATGAACTAAGGGATAATGCAATGGATATTCTTCAGGAAGAAGCCGAACTTCAGGAAATCGTGCAACTCGTAGGTTCAGATGCACTCCCTGAGGACCAGCAACTAACCCTTGAAATTGCCAGGATGCTTCGTGAATACTTCCTGCAGCAGAACGCTTTCCATCCCGTGGACACATTCTGTCCCTTTGATAGGCAGTACAAACTTCTGAAATCTGTATCCCGGTTTGGCGAAAAGGCAACCGATAAAATGGAAAATGGTGTCCCCATCAACAAGATCATGGAAATGGAGTCCAAGGATGAACTTGCCAAGGTCAAATATGAAGAAGACTTTGATGCAGCCCTTGAAACAATCATGACAAAGATGGATGAAGAGTTCACACAGCTTGGAGGCAACTGA
- a CDS encoding V-type ATP synthase subunit I, with protein sequence MLKPKSMTRAVIVGHKEVMDETVDTLHDINIFHIEEYNEEDSTFKIGKPFENAGDVSKKLVQLRSISSFLGIKPKEVPKQDTNILWAELDEKLARLENELDEKTEEKNSYETRLKELDSLKKELEPFVSIPIDLKNYRGYESLSVFAGTVKGDISSEISGITNDYELEFDPNTLTIALFVRKDKEDLVAEMLADYEFREIRVPDVEGAPSEIIADIESERNTINEKITSLEKSISDIKERYSDFILASDEILSIESQKSEAPLRIATSEHTFVIDGWVPSDEYNKMTRTLESSTNGRVFVSKQEITEEEEEEVPVEYNNAGITKPFETIMNLYARPKYKEIDPTALIFITFPLFYGMILGDIGYALILLGLAFGVKKLVNSDAIKPLMNILIYCQVSTLIFGVLYGEFLGFPLASLHGAHGIEPGLIAGFETINLFQSPIGGEMITYPIHRTHLVMTLIVLTALIGVAHINMGYILGFINEKKKHGFNAAMLEKGSWIVVEIGIVLAILGYVGYLPIAVGAAIFVIGFIMLIKGEGIKGPIELPSLLSNSLSYTRLIAVGLSSIYIASTVNLIAFEMIWPQGGIAAVFAILVFIFGHALNTVLSIIAPGLHALRLQYVEFFTKFYEGGGKEYSPFGYIRKYTEE encoded by the coding sequence ATGCTTAAGCCAAAAAGTATGACCCGTGCTGTTATCGTCGGACATAAAGAAGTCATGGATGAAACAGTAGACACACTACACGATATCAATATCTTCCATATTGAAGAATATAATGAAGAAGATTCTACTTTCAAGATAGGGAAACCCTTTGAGAATGCAGGGGATGTTTCCAAAAAACTTGTTCAACTGAGGTCAATTTCTAGTTTCCTTGGTATCAAGCCAAAAGAAGTTCCAAAACAGGACACAAATATTCTGTGGGCTGAACTCGATGAAAAACTGGCTCGCCTGGAAAATGAACTTGATGAAAAGACTGAAGAAAAGAACAGTTATGAAACACGGTTAAAAGAACTGGATTCCCTCAAAAAAGAACTGGAACCTTTTGTTTCAATCCCAATTGACCTTAAAAATTACAGAGGTTACGAGAGTCTATCTGTGTTTGCAGGTACTGTAAAGGGAGATATTAGTTCTGAAATATCTGGAATTACTAATGATTATGAACTCGAATTTGATCCAAATACACTCACCATTGCTCTGTTTGTCAGGAAAGATAAAGAGGATCTCGTGGCGGAGATGTTGGCTGATTACGAGTTTCGTGAGATTCGTGTTCCCGATGTGGAAGGGGCACCTTCGGAGATAATTGCTGATATAGAAAGTGAAAGAAACACTATCAATGAGAAAATTACTTCACTTGAAAAGAGTATTTCTGACATAAAGGAACGTTATTCTGATTTCATACTTGCAAGTGATGAAATTCTATCCATTGAATCCCAGAAATCCGAAGCACCCCTGAGGATTGCCACATCAGAGCATACTTTTGTAATCGACGGATGGGTTCCATCCGATGAGTACAACAAAATGACCCGGACACTCGAATCTTCTACTAATGGAAGAGTATTTGTTTCCAAGCAGGAGATTACAGAAGAGGAAGAGGAGGAAGTGCCGGTAGAGTATAATAACGCAGGGATCACAAAACCTTTCGAAACAATAATGAACCTTTACGCAAGGCCCAAATACAAAGAAATTGATCCAACTGCATTGATATTTATCACTTTCCCACTGTTCTATGGAATGATACTTGGAGATATTGGTTACGCTCTAATTCTTCTGGGATTGGCATTTGGAGTTAAAAAATTGGTTAATTCCGATGCAATAAAACCCCTGATGAATATATTGATATACTGTCAGGTATCGACCTTGATCTTTGGTGTTCTTTATGGAGAGTTTCTGGGATTCCCTCTTGCAAGCCTGCATGGGGCACATGGAATTGAACCCGGTCTTATAGCCGGATTCGAAACTATAAACCTATTCCAATCTCCAATCGGTGGGGAAATGATTACATACCCAATACACAGAACACATCTGGTAATGACCCTTATCGTGCTTACGGCACTCATTGGTGTTGCTCACATAAACATGGGATATATCCTTGGTTTTATCAATGAGAAAAAGAAACACGGATTCAATGCAGCGATGCTTGAAAAGGGTAGCTGGATCGTGGTAGAGATTGGTATTGTGCTTGCAATTCTCGGATATGTAGGATACCTACCAATTGCTGTAGGTGCCGCAATATTCGTGATAGGTTTCATAATGCTGATTAAAGGAGAAGGTATTAAAGGTCCCATTGAGTTACCCAGTTTGTTGAGTAACTCCCTGTCATACACACGTTTGATAGCTGTGGGCCTTTCATCAATTTATATTGCATCCACTGTGAACCTTATCGCCTTTGAAATGATTTGGCCACAGGGAGGTATAGCAGCGGTATTTGCAATATTGGTATTCATATTCGGACATGCACTAAATACGGTCTTGAGCATAATCGCCCCCGGACTACATGCTTTGAGGCTTCAGTATGTCGAATTCTTTACTAAATTCTATGAAGGCGGGGGCAAAGAGTACAGCCCATTTGGATATATAAGAAAATACACGGAGGAATAA
- a CDS encoding V-type ATP synthase subunit F, which translates to MDLAVVGDGQFVTGFRLAGVQKVYEINDDNSLEEKVNEVLNDSSVGILVMHNNDFDKLPETLRDTLSESVEPTLVTLGGTGQSSNLRDKIKQAVGVDLWK; encoded by the coding sequence ATGGATCTGGCAGTTGTAGGTGATGGTCAATTCGTAACCGGTTTCAGATTAGCCGGTGTGCAAAAAGTGTATGAAATCAATGACGATAACAGCCTGGAGGAAAAGGTAAATGAAGTTCTCAACGATTCCTCCGTAGGTATCCTTGTAATGCACAATAATGATTTTGATAAACTACCGGAAACCTTGAGAGACACTTTAAGTGAATCCGTCGAACCAACATTGGTAACACTTGGCGGAACCGGCCAAAGTTCCAACTTACGGGATAAAATAAAACAAGCGGTAGGTGTAGATTTGTGGAAATGA
- a CDS encoding cytochrome c maturation protein CcmE domain-containing protein: MDKKQKQILAVITILAFAILGLWGIDTGQTYYMVSEIKENIDDFGGNDINTMGAIRQGTLDVKPGNITFMLQDIEQPEKYIEVEYTGDLPPNLEEGKELSIEGKIDKQGNLKAEKIVMGCPSKYSE; encoded by the coding sequence ATGGATAAAAAACAAAAACAAATTCTTGCAGTTATTACAATACTTGCCTTTGCTATCCTGGGCCTATGGGGCATAGATACCGGCCAGACTTATTACATGGTATCAGAAATTAAGGAAAATATAGATGATTTTGGCGGGAATGATATCAACACAATGGGTGCTATCAGGCAAGGAACACTGGATGTAAAACCCGGTAATATAACTTTCATGCTTCAGGACATAGAGCAACCTGAAAAGTACATTGAAGTTGAATATACCGGTGACCTGCCACCCAATCTTGAAGAAGGTAAAGAACTGAGTATTGAAGGAAAAATAGATAAACAGGGCAATCTCAAAGCGGAAAAAATTGTCATGGGTTGCCCTTCCAAGTACTCCGAATAA
- a CDS encoding CcmD family protein, translating to MDSLNTAFLIVVMAIVSYTIFLIRKRSQLLREFERLNPE from the coding sequence ATGGATTCACTGAATACAGCATTTTTGATTGTTGTCATGGCAATAGTTTCATATACAATATTCCTGATTCGAAAACGTTCACAGCTTCTTCGTGAATTTGAAAGGTTAAATCCTGAATGA
- the ahbD gene encoding heme b synthase, protein MTMSEEPNPPRLIAWELTSRCNLSCMHCRGASTDEKAIGELDTFEAKTFIDQVASFGSPILILSGGEPLVRPDVYELARYGTNKGLRVVLATNGTLLDRETVRKLKEAGIKRVSISLDGADSATHDGFRGVKGAFDKAMEGIDALKAEGMDFQINTTITKRNLGEIPRILKMATSLGAEALHIFLLVPTGRGENLADEEIPPAEYERILHWFYEQKKHTSLELKATCAPHYFRIMRQCAEKEGVEVSIKTHGFDAVSRGCLGGTAFCFVSSTGDVQPCGYLPAIAGNIRQQSFGEIWNNSTLFNELRDFSLLKGKCGKCEYKNVCGGCRARAYAATGDYLEEEPYCIYHPRQK, encoded by the coding sequence ATGACCATGTCAGAAGAACCCAACCCTCCAAGATTAATTGCCTGGGAATTGACATCCAGATGCAACCTTTCATGCATGCATTGCAGAGGTGCATCCACCGACGAAAAAGCTATTGGTGAACTGGACACATTCGAGGCAAAAACATTCATTGACCAGGTCGCTTCCTTTGGTTCCCCAATATTAATTCTCAGTGGAGGTGAACCACTTGTTCGCCCTGATGTATATGAACTTGCCCGTTATGGCACAAATAAAGGCCTCAGGGTGGTACTTGCTACAAACGGCACCCTCCTTGACAGGGAAACTGTAAGAAAACTCAAAGAAGCAGGAATAAAGAGGGTCAGTATAAGTCTTGATGGGGCAGACTCTGCAACCCATGATGGGTTCAGGGGAGTTAAAGGTGCCTTTGACAAAGCCATGGAGGGAATTGATGCCCTCAAAGCAGAAGGCATGGATTTTCAAATTAATACTACAATAACCAAAAGAAATCTTGGAGAGATTCCACGTATCCTTAAAATGGCTACTTCATTGGGAGCCGAAGCCCTCCATATTTTCCTGCTTGTGCCTACAGGCAGAGGGGAAAACCTTGCAGATGAGGAGATACCCCCGGCAGAGTATGAAAGGATACTGCACTGGTTCTATGAACAGAAAAAGCATACTTCCCTTGAACTCAAAGCTACCTGTGCGCCCCATTATTTCCGTATTATGCGCCAGTGTGCGGAAAAGGAAGGAGTGGAAGTTTCAATCAAAACCCATGGCTTTGATGCTGTGAGCAGAGGGTGTCTGGGAGGGACTGCCTTTTGTTTTGTTTCAAGTACCGGGGATGTGCAGCCCTGCGGCTACCTTCCTGCAATTGCCGGCAATATAAGACAGCAATCTTTCGGAGAAATATGGAACAATTCAACTTTGTTCAATGAACTCAGGGATTTCAGTCTCCTAAAGGGAAAATGCGGCAAATGTGAATACAAGAATGTTTGCGGTGGGTGCCGTGCCCGGGCATATGCAGCAACCGGGGATTATCTGGAAGAAGAACCTTATTGTATCTATCATCCACGCCAAAAATAA
- the ahaH gene encoding ATP synthase archaeal subunit H, translated as MAKDKILSEIKEAEQSAAKKVEAGLKEKEDKIASARAEAREIIKEAELDAEKSANNALKSAQEDLQKEHEEIVSKGKKDAEKLISNAESNVDKAVATLVEEFERAIYA; from the coding sequence ATGGCCAAGGACAAAATCTTATCCGAGATAAAAGAAGCAGAACAAAGTGCTGCCAAAAAGGTGGAAGCAGGCCTGAAGGAGAAGGAGGACAAAATCGCCAGTGCCCGTGCAGAAGCCAGAGAAATAATTAAAGAGGCAGAATTAGATGCAGAAAAATCTGCAAATAATGCACTTAAATCTGCACAGGAAGACCTCCAGAAAGAGCACGAAGAAATCGTCAGCAAAGGCAAAAAGGATGCAGAAAAGCTGATAAGCAACGCAGAATCTAATGTTGATAAAGCTGTTGCAACGCTAGTGGAGGAATTCGAGAGGGCGATCTATGCTTAA
- a CDS encoding V-type ATP synthase subunit C: protein MRLFQKLRRKGSSAASSGSSNYAYVTARVRAMKSNLLPKETYPRLINMDLDEITRFIEETQYKQDVDELARKFKGVDLIEHALNRNLAVTFSKLIDISEGELNYLITEYLKNYDIWDIKTILRGKYYNAPLEEIKDNLVSAGQFKYNFLSELAEKESYEHVIDALSNTDYYPILKNYDGTNLPEIENQLDKLYYQRLFDAIGTPKSSDRKLFSKLIRTEIDIKNIKTMFRMKKEGVEDGELEDLVLDGGLRLSLKEINKMVPLPFADFINSLEKYPYWEAMSDLVNPDMESLVDLETSLTKYSIKSAASFSHEYPLSIVPIMDYMISKKNEVNNLRIIIRGKAVNLDDEIIRNQLVI, encoded by the coding sequence ATGAGGCTTTTCCAGAAACTCCGGAGAAAAGGTTCCTCTGCAGCAAGCAGTGGGAGCTCAAATTATGCTTATGTTACTGCACGTGTACGTGCAATGAAGAGCAATCTGCTTCCGAAAGAGACATATCCAAGACTTATAAATATGGATCTTGATGAAATTACACGTTTTATCGAAGAAACCCAATATAAGCAGGATGTGGATGAACTTGCGCGGAAATTTAAAGGAGTAGATCTCATCGAGCATGCATTGAACAGGAATCTTGCAGTCACATTCTCAAAGTTGATAGATATTTCCGAGGGTGAACTCAACTATCTCATTACGGAATATCTGAAAAATTATGACATCTGGGATATCAAAACTATTCTCAGAGGCAAGTATTACAATGCGCCTCTTGAAGAGATAAAGGATAATCTCGTTTCTGCAGGCCAATTCAAGTATAATTTCCTGTCAGAACTTGCTGAAAAAGAATCTTATGAGCATGTTATAGATGCACTCAGCAATACTGATTATTATCCAATTCTTAAGAATTATGACGGAACAAACCTTCCTGAAATTGAAAATCAACTTGACAAATTATATTACCAGAGGTTGTTCGATGCAATCGGTACACCTAAGTCAAGTGATCGTAAACTTTTCTCCAAGCTCATTCGTACTGAGATTGACATTAAGAACATTAAAACAATGTTCAGGATGAAGAAAGAAGGTGTCGAAGATGGTGAACTTGAAGATCTGGTTCTGGATGGTGGGCTCCGGCTTAGTCTGAAGGAAATAAACAAAATGGTTCCTTTGCCTTTTGCAGATTTTATAAATTCACTTGAAAAATACCCGTACTGGGAAGCTATGTCCGATCTGGTAAATCCTGATATGGAATCTCTTGTCGATCTGGAAACAAGCCTCACCAAGTACAGTATAAAGTCCGCTGCCAGTTTTTCACATGAATATCCCCTTTCAATCGTTCCGATCATGGATTATATGATCAGTAAAAAGAACGAAGTAAACAATCTGAGGATAATCATCAGAGGAAAGGCAGTTAACCTCGATGACGAGATAATCAGAAATCAATTGGTGATTTGA
- a CDS encoding radical SAM protein: MRVYEKPMIKIDANVENDKVVLTSEGPLSTIAKPILKRINRIFQEEKPITFNGEKIIFSTWVPPIPSNAFNRMISSQIAAIMKKRVPDQFSIAITDKCPNNCIHCGAAGFLTEEELTTDQINSAIDQSLDLGAYLISFDGGETMLRKDLPDMVRAVDNDRCIATCFTSGFGLTPDRAARLKDAGMYAMRISIDSPFEKEHDRIRGRDGAYKDAIAGIKNTLEADIMADMFVVVSPDNIDDLEDFYGLAADMGMQEMSIYEIVAVGRWLEHEDEVITQKDVKSMERFQKRMNSGAEGPRVTSFPYFMGPDMFGCFAGRRWMHATPAGEVIPCAYTPLSFGNIKEERLSSIWDNMGKHRAYRSNSDYCMMRNPEFRQKYIHTIPKDEILPYKIRNE, translated from the coding sequence ATGAGAGTATATGAAAAACCCATGATAAAAATTGATGCAAATGTGGAAAATGATAAAGTTGTACTCACCAGTGAGGGTCCCCTCTCCACCATTGCAAAACCCATTCTGAAACGTATTAACCGAATTTTTCAGGAAGAAAAGCCCATTACATTTAATGGTGAAAAGATTATATTTTCGACATGGGTCCCTCCAATTCCCAGCAATGCATTCAACAGGATGATCAGTTCCCAGATTGCTGCCATCATGAAAAAACGTGTGCCTGACCAATTTTCAATAGCTATTACCGATAAATGTCCGAATAATTGTATCCACTGCGGAGCTGCGGGTTTCCTTACTGAGGAAGAATTAACTACCGACCAAATCAACAGTGCTATCGATCAATCCCTTGATCTTGGTGCCTACCTTATTTCTTTCGATGGTGGGGAAACAATGCTTCGAAAGGATCTTCCCGACATGGTGAGGGCAGTGGATAATGATAGGTGCATTGCAACCTGTTTCACTTCTGGTTTTGGCCTTACGCCTGACAGGGCTGCACGGTTGAAGGATGCGGGCATGTATGCCATGAGAATAAGCATAGACAGTCCATTCGAAAAGGAACATGACCGTATTCGTGGCAGGGATGGGGCATACAAAGACGCTATTGCGGGTATTAAGAATACCTTAGAAGCTGACATTATGGCAGATATGTTTGTAGTAGTGTCACCCGATAATATCGATGACCTTGAAGATTTCTATGGTCTTGCTGCAGACATGGGCATGCAGGAGATGTCCATCTATGAGATCGTTGCTGTGGGTCGCTGGCTTGAACATGAAGATGAAGTCATCACCCAAAAGGACGTGAAGAGCATGGAGCGTTTCCAAAAACGGATGAACAGTGGAGCAGAGGGGCCACGTGTTACTTCATTCCCTTATTTTATGGGGCCGGATATGTTTGGTTGCTTTGCCGGAAGGCGATGGATGCATGCCACACCTGCAGGTGAGGTCATACCCTGCGCCTACACGCCCCTTTCATTTGGAAATATAAAGGAAGAAAGGCTTTCATCCATATGGGACAATATGGGCAAACACCGGGCATATCGTTCCAATTCTGATTATTGCATGATGAGGAATCCTGAATTCAGACAAAAATACATCCATACGATACCCAAAGATGAAATATTACCATATAAAATAAGAAATGAATGA
- a CDS encoding polyprenyl synthetase family protein, giving the protein MDIEKWDECRSINKALIDFVEEIDNDSKMKKVVAHICQSGGKKTRPVILLLSSRVCGSEIENTLDAALAIELIHSASLIHDDLLDRGVLRRGFKTAHEVYGTAAAMLAGDYLISKSIELISSYGKETGTEFGRAGMEMAEGEAMDVDLLEKNSKNRIEYFNCIEKKTASLFAASAAMGAYVAGADEDTASKLRHFGNKLGTAYQIVDDMLEYTSKVNNKESIHISPSLVDIYRQDMADAQAIEKTMEVVEQLVSEAHEIIDQFPPSQSRNKLHELTNYATKGLFPEVGARKC; this is encoded by the coding sequence ATGGATATTGAAAAATGGGATGAATGCCGGAGTATAAACAAAGCACTAATTGACTTTGTGGAAGAAATTGACAACGACTCTAAAATGAAGAAGGTAGTTGCTCACATATGTCAATCCGGCGGGAAAAAAACACGTCCTGTGATCCTCCTGCTATCATCCCGGGTATGCGGCAGTGAAATTGAAAATACCCTTGATGCTGCCCTGGCAATTGAACTTATCCACTCCGCCTCCCTTATTCACGATGACCTGCTGGACAGGGGGGTGTTGAGAAGGGGATTTAAGACTGCCCATGAGGTATATGGTACCGCTGCAGCAATGCTTGCGGGAGATTACCTGATATCCAAGTCAATTGAACTAATATCTTCATATGGCAAAGAAACAGGCACGGAATTTGGAAGGGCAGGTATGGAAATGGCCGAAGGCGAGGCCATGGATGTGGATTTGCTGGAAAAAAACAGTAAAAATCGTATCGAGTACTTTAATTGTATAGAAAAGAAGACCGCTTCACTTTTTGCTGCCTCTGCAGCAATGGGGGCCTATGTTGCAGGAGCAGACGAGGATACAGCTTCTAAACTCAGGCACTTTGGAAATAAACTCGGAACTGCCTATCAAATCGTTGATGATATGTTGGAATACACCAGTAAAGTAAACAACAAGGAATCAATACACATATCCCCTTCGCTGGTAGATATATACAGGCAGGACATGGCGGATGCACAAGCAATAGAAAAAACCATGGAAGTGGTTGAACAACTTGTTTCTGAAGCACATGAAATAATCGATCAATTTCCGCCTTCACAATCTAGAAATAAATTACATGAGCTTACTAATTATGCCACAAAAGGTCTTTTCCCTGAAGTTGGAGCAAGGAAATGCTAA
- a CDS encoding V-type ATP synthase subunit E, protein MGLETVIKDIMDVAQAKVSEIDAEADAEASRILEDAKQSAKEIKGKRLAKAEDEIQRMRRQELSSANLEVKRTMLNARKEVLEKAYNQAFNEIAGLSADKQETFLKNIIESHESKGSRIYSNKESEDMVKKLSSIEYAGNIDCVGGVVIENEDGSIRLDYTYEGILDSVYEQNLKQTSDILFG, encoded by the coding sequence ATGGGACTCGAAACAGTAATCAAAGACATTATGGATGTTGCGCAGGCGAAAGTCTCTGAGATCGATGCAGAGGCAGATGCCGAAGCGTCCCGTATTCTAGAGGATGCAAAGCAATCCGCCAAAGAAATCAAAGGAAAACGTCTTGCCAAAGCGGAAGATGAGATTCAGCGTATGCGAAGGCAGGAACTATCCAGTGCAAATCTCGAAGTCAAAAGGACAATGCTCAATGCACGCAAAGAAGTGCTTGAAAAAGCCTATAACCAGGCATTCAATGAGATTGCAGGCTTATCTGCGGATAAGCAGGAAACCTTTCTCAAGAACATCATAGAAAGCCATGAATCAAAAGGCAGCCGTATCTATTCTAACAAGGAATCAGAAGATATGGTGAAAAAACTGTCCTCGATTGAGTATGCAGGCAACATCGATTGTGTTGGAGGTGTTGTTATAGAGAATGAGGATGGAAGTATAAGGCTTGATTATACCTATGAAGGGATTCTTGACAGCGTATACGAGCAGAACCTGAAACAGACCTCAGATATCTTATTCGGGTGA